The genomic stretch CAATGCTTCTGCCCGGAACAAGGAATTTGAGTTTTATTTCGAAGAACTGGAGATCAAGAACCGGAACAGCATGGGTAACCAGGTGACCAAGTATCCCATTAAATCTGTGAAGTTCAAGGAAGCGGGCAAATCCACCCTGGGTGGACGCAAACTCTGGTTTGACGATACTTTCGGCAGGCTCAATACGGAAGAGAAAGGAGAATACCTGGGCAGCTTCCAGACAGAGGACAGGCTGCTGGCGTTCTACAATGATGGTACGTATATGATCACCGACCAGGAACTGACCCAGCGTTTTGATCCGGAGACCATCCTGCGGATCGAGAAGTTTGATGTCAACCGGATAGTGACGGCCATTTACCTGGACAGCGATAAACAGCAGTTCAACGTGAAGCGCTTCAAGGTGGATACCACCACGCTGCATAACCGGTTTACCTTTATCAAGGAAGGGGAGGGCAACTACCTGGATGCCGTGACCACGCATCCGGAACCGGTAGTGCTGATCAAGGCCGGTCGCGGGGCACAGGCACGCACCAGCAAGATCAAGATCTCCAACTTTGTGGAAGTGATGGGCTGGAAGGCGGTGGGCAACAAACTGGCGGACTATACCAAGAGTACGGAGTTTGAGTGGGCCATGAAGGAGAAAGAGTTGAAAGACGATCAGCCGGAACTGTTCTAAGCAGGACCTGCTGTCTTAAAATAACGATCGGGCGCTCTATTGCAGAGCGCCCGTTTTGTTGTGATCTGCTCAATTGCAGGATCAGGGCAAAATACCTCGGGACTTCTCCACAGTCGCTCGCCTCCGGCGAGTGACAACTATTCCGTCGCCTCCGGCGACCAGCAACCACCAGCCTGTCCCGAGGCGTTAGCCGGAGGCTAACAAATACTGGTCACTCGCCGGAGGCGAGCGAGGGTGAGCCCGCGAGCAGCATTGGAAAGTGATTCCAATAGCCTTCGGGCATTTTTTGGTTCGTCCCAAAACAAAAAAATCAGACGGGCCTTGCAGCAAGTCTTTGCAACGAAGCGTTTCCAGGTCTTCGGGGACAGTTCCTTTGGTTCGTCCCAAAACAAAAAAGCCCGGCGCATGATACGCCGGGCTTTTATAACGAAACTTATTATGAAAGTTCCTTCAACAGGAACCTGCTAATTCGAATTCTTTATCTTCTTCAATCCTCCATCGCCGCCTTTTTTCCGTTTGATACGGACGGTGGCGCTTTTCTCCAGGCTGGAAGACAGGAAGACCTCATAGCGGTTAACGCCATCGGTCACTACCATCAAAGCGGTATTGGGCGGGTATTTGCCGAGGTTCTCAGCAAACATGCTGATCTCGCTCACCGACTTCAGGCTGTCCAGGGCAATATAGATATGGGTGCCGCGATCTGTAATGCCCTGGCTCACCAGGATGGGCACATTGTCCAGGAGTACGCTGATAGTATCGCCATCCACATCGCCATTATCATAGAAACTGATCCGGATAGAGTCCCCGGTGAATTCCAGGTCCTTTGCATATACTTTGCTGCGCTTGTTAAAGGCGTCCAGCAGGTCTTTTTCGGAGCGGGCAATTTTAGCCGGTGCTTTTTCTGCCGGGGTACTGGTTCTTTCCGTGGCAGCGGTCGGGCTGGTAGTACTGGGCCTGCTGCTGCTGGCAGGTTTGCGGGAGATCACTTCCGCTACTTCCTTCTCCGGTTTTTCGGTAGTTGCTTTTGCTATTACTTCCTTCGGTTTATTGGTAGCCGGTTCCGTGATGGGCACAATCCGTACGGTATCTTTTACAGGCTCCGTTTTGGGGGGAGCGGGGGTAGGATTGCTGACGGTCTCCGGTTCAGTAGGTGGTTTTTTGAAAGCCGGTTCTGTTTTGGCGATCAGGCTGTCCTTTTTAGGCGCTTCGGCTTTTACCAGTACGCTGTCGGGAGCGGGCTGGCCAACGATGGCCACAGCAGTATCGATCATAGGTTCAGGCTGTACTGCCCCGGCTGAATCTTTTTTAATCCCTTCTTTGGATACGGTCACCACTATATCCTCTTCCTGGGGATGCCAGATCTTTTTACCTACTACTGCATCGCGGAGTATCTCGCTGCCATTACCCTGGGCGGCATCCATGGAAAAGGTGACGCGCAGTTCGGGGCAGGTATATTTGTATTTGGGATCACTGAAGAAAGAGCCGGTGATACTGCTGCTGACCTTGTTCACCATCAGGATGCCCATGAAGTTCATGGGGCATTCAATGCCATTGCGATTAGTGGAAGCATACAGGAGCATGGGCAGGTTGCGGATGGTCACTTCGCGGGTATCCTTATTGTATTTGCCCCGGACATAAAAGCTCTGGTAGCTATCCTTGAAATAATAGGAGAATATACCTTCTACTGTGTTGCCTTTCTGGCGTAATACCAGTTCGGTGAGATAATTGTTATGCGTGCCCTGGGCCACCACGTCGGCTCTGCCGTACCAGGCGCCACTCACGGATTGGGCTGAAGAAGACTGTGATATAAGGATACAAGCCCATAAAATGATTTTTCGCAGCATATGTGAAGATAGTCAGAAAAAATCAAGCCAAAAGCAGAAAATGACCTTTCCCGGTAATAGTGTGTTAAAATGCATTGTGTATGAAAATCCGTATGCAGCACTGCAATTGTGCAGGCCGTATAGGAGCATGCATGGAGCTATTTGAGGTAACGTTTGATCTCTCTGTCGGTATCGCGTTTTTTGATGGTCTCGCGTTTGTCGTGCACCTTCTTACCCTTGCCCAGTCCTATTTCCAGTTTGGCCAGTCCGCGTTCAGTAAAGAAAATGCGCAGGGGAATGATGGAGAATCCTTTCTCTTTGAGTTTGGCTTCCAGTTTGCGCAATTCTTTTTTGTGCAGGAGCAGTTTGCGTTCCTGTGTGGGAATATGGTTGTTGGCGGTGCCGTGTGAGTACTGGTTGATGTGCAGGCTTTTGATCCAGAGTTCGCCCCGGTGAAAAAAGCAATAGGCGTCATTGAAGCTGGCGCGACCTTCGCGCAGCGATTTCACTTCGGTGCCGGCCAGTACAAGGCCTGCATCGTATTTGTCTTCGATGAAATAGTCGAAATAAGCGGATTTATTCCTGATCTCCATGAAATAGGTAAGGCAGCGCCTTAGTTTTTAAACAGGCTCAGCACGGTGGCCAGCTTGTCTTTCAGTTCTTTCCTGTTCACGATGAAGTCCAGGAAGCCGTGTTCCAGCAGGAACTCGCTGCGCTGGAATCCTTCGGGCAGGTCTTTTTTAATAGTTTCCTTGATCACGCGGGGGCCGGCAAAACCGATGAGGGCGCCGGGCTCGGCAATGTTGAGGTCGCCCAGCATCCCGAAAGAAGCTGAGATACCGCCAAAGGAGGGATCGGTGAGGAAAGAGATATAGGGCACTTTAGCATCTGTGAGCTGGGAGAGCTTGCCGGATACTTTGGCCAGCTGCATCAGCGAGAAAGCGCTTTCCATCATACGTGCGCCACCGGACTTACAGATGATCATGAGGGGGATCTGTTCTGCTATGCAGACATCGGCGGCGCGGGCGATACGTTCACCCATCACACTGCCGAGAGAACCGCCAATGAATTCAAAGTCCATACAGGCTACCATGAAGTCGAGCGATTTGATCTTCCCCTTACCGATCCGGATGGAATCGGTAATATCGGTCTTGCTCCAGGTTTCCAGGAGACGTTTGCCATAGGGCTTCAGATCGGTGAACTGCAGGTAGTCCTTGGAGCGGATATTTTCAAACAACACTTCATACTGGTTGTTGTCGAACAGTATTTCAAAGTATTCGGCGCTGCCGATACGGTGGTGATAGCTGCATTTGGGGCATACGAAGACACTTTCCCGCAGTTCGGTCATGGTGCAGATATAGCCGCATTCGGGGCATTTGCTCCAGAGCCCTTCCGGGGTTTCCTTTTTTTCTGCCGTACTGGTCAGGATGCCTTTTTTGATCCTTTTGAACCAACTGCTCTTCGATTCCTCACTCTGACCTTCCTCGCCGGCGAGATTGGCCTCAAAGTCCTCTGCTTGTTTCATCAGTTCAGTAGTATTTTTTGTTTGGGCTGATGGGACGCCAGTATTGGGTTCGGAAGGGGAAGCTTTCTGTCCGCGTTTCATCAGTGATTATTAGTTTTTAGTAAGGCCTGATGGAGTGCCTGCCACACACAAGGGCCAACGCACGGGCAATTCATCAGTAGTTTTTGTTTTTAATAAAGGCCTGATGGAGTGCCTGCTACACACAGGGGCCAACGCACGGGCAATTCATCAGATCTTTTTTGCTTTAATTATCCTGATTACATGCCTGTCGCTACACCATTGTTTAGACGGCAGTTCACCAGTGTTCCTTGTTGTTGACCCGGAGCCCTGACAAAACGCTTCCGGCCGCTGAAAAGCGGCCAGCACAGAGCGCTTACCAGGATCTTCTCACCTATCCATTCAGCGGCTGGCAGCGCCAGCCTGACCACAGTTTCCGGTTGATTTTGGCGGCTAAGATAGCATTTTTCAAATAAGTGCAAGAATGGATTGAGTCTCAATGTCATTATTTGAACCAATCGCCAGAAAATTGTCCATAGAATATGATTTTTGGCCCTGCTGCGTTATTTTTGCGCAGAATTTCTTAACGCAACCCCTTCTCATGATTGCTTGTTTTGCTTAATCCGCTCTATCCAAATCATGGGATGCCGGCCATTAACAATTAAAAATTTACGGATGAAATGGTCTGAATTCTTTACGTCTTCTATTGGTAAGAAACTTGTAATGGGCTTAACGGGTCTCTTTTTGATCGCCTTCCTCATTGTTCACGTTGGTCTCAATGCCTGCATCTTTGCGGATCTCTTTGATCCCACAGATGACGGGGAGATGTTTAACCGTGCCGCTCATTTCATGGGTGCCAACTGGGTACCCCGTTTTCTTGAAATTGGTCTTTTTGCCGGATTTATCCTGCACATTGTCCAGGGCTTTATGATTGAAGCGCAGAACCGTAGCCGCCGCGGCAAAGGTTATGCCGTAGCCATGGGGAACAAAGGCAGTAAATGGTACAGCCGCAGCATGGGCCTGCTGGGTACGCTTTTACTGTTGTTCCTGATCATGCACGTAGCACATTTCTGGGTGCCTTCCCGCATTACGGGCCTTCCCGAAGCGGGGTATGATCCCACCCAGCACGATCTGTTCTCGGAAATGGTCACCGTTTTCGCCAACCCCATCGTGGTGCTGCTGTACATTATCGGCTGTATTTCCCTGTGCTGGCACCTGATGCATGGCTTCCAGAGTGCTTTCAGGACCCTGGGCGTGCACAACAATCGTTACCTGGTGCTGATCCGGGTTGCCGGGATCTGGTTCTCTATCCTGCTCTCTGCACTGTTTGCCATCATGCCCATCGCCTTTTACCTGGGCTGGGTAGGACAGGCCTAAGCTGCACAACCCTGACAAACGACCACTAACAACATCAAAAGACTAACCATAAACTGGTTGATATGCTGAATTCAAAAATTCCTGCCGGTCCGTTAGACGACAAGTGGACAGAGTACAAAGGTCATTGCGCCCTCGTGAACCCGGCCAATAAACGTAAGCTGGAGATCATCATCATCGGCACCGGCCTGGCCGGCGCCTCCGCAGCTGCCGCCCTCGGTGAGCTGGGCTATAAAGTAAAAGTATTCTGTTTCCAGGATTCTCCCCGCCGCGCACATAGTATTGCCGCCCAGGGGGGTATCAATGCCGCCAAGAACTACCAGAATGATGGCGACTCCGTGTTCCGTCTCTTTTATGATACTATTAAAGGTGGCGACTACCGCGCCCGCGAGGCCAATGTGCATCGCCTGGCCGAGGTAAGCGCCAATATCATTGACCAATGCGTGGCCCAGGGGGTTCCCTTTGCCCGTGAATACGGCGGTCTGCTCAGCAACCGCTCCTTTGGTGGTACCCAGGTACAAAGAACTTTCTATGCTGCCGGCCAGACCGGTCAGCAATTGCTGATAGGCGCTTACCAGGCGCTGGAACGACAGATCGCCCTGGGTAATGTAGCCATGTATTCCCGCCATGAAATGCTGGAGATCGTAAAGATTGACGACAAAGCCCGCGGTATCATTGCCCGCGACCTGGTGTCCGGTAAGCTGGAACGCCATTTCGGTCATGCGGTGCTGATATGCTCCGGCGGTTATGGCAACGTATTCTATCTCTCCACCAACGCTATGGGCAGCAATGTTACCGCCGCCTGGAAGGCCCACAAACAGGGCGCTTTCTTCGGTAACCCCTGCTTTACGCAGATCCACCCCACCTGTATCCCCGTGAGCGGTGATCACCAGTCCAAGCTGACCCTCATGTCTGAGAGTCTCCGGAATGACGGCCGGATCTGGGTGCCCAAAGCACAGGGCGATAACCGCAAGGCCAGTGAGATCCCCGAGAACGAAAGGGATTATTACCTGGAAAGAAGGTATCCCGCCTTTGGTAACCTGGTGCCCCGTGACGTGGCCAGCCGCGCCGCCAAAGAGCGCTGCGACGCCGGTTTTGGCGTGGGTACGTCCAGGCAGGCTGTTTACCTGGACTATGCCGCCGCTATTGATCGCTACGGAAAAGGGGAGTGCAATAAGCTTGGCATCGAGAACCCTTCTGCTGAAGTGATCCGTAAGCACGGGGTAGATGTGGTGAAAGAAAAATATGGTAACCTTTTCGATATGTACGAAAAGATCACCGGGGAAAACCCTTATGAAGTGCCTATGCGGATCTA from Candidatus Pseudobacter hemicellulosilyticus encodes the following:
- the smpB gene encoding SsrA-binding protein SmpB, which translates into the protein MEIRNKSAYFDYFIEDKYDAGLVLAGTEVKSLREGRASFNDAYCFFHRGELWIKSLHINQYSHGTANNHIPTQERKLLLHKKELRKLEAKLKEKGFSIIPLRIFFTERGLAKLEIGLGKGKKVHDKRETIKKRDTDREIKRYLK
- the accD gene encoding acetyl-CoA carboxylase, carboxyltransferase subunit beta, which produces MKQAEDFEANLAGEEGQSEESKSSWFKRIKKGILTSTAEKKETPEGLWSKCPECGYICTMTELRESVFVCPKCSYHHRIGSAEYFEILFDNNQYEVLFENIRSKDYLQFTDLKPYGKRLLETWSKTDITDSIRIGKGKIKSLDFMVACMDFEFIGGSLGSVMGERIARAADVCIAEQIPLMIICKSGGARMMESAFSLMQLAKVSGKLSQLTDAKVPYISFLTDPSFGGISASFGMLGDLNIAEPGALIGFAGPRVIKETIKKDLPEGFQRSEFLLEHGFLDFIVNRKELKDKLATVLSLFKN
- a CDS encoding succinate dehydrogenase cytochrome b subunit, producing MKWSEFFTSSIGKKLVMGLTGLFLIAFLIVHVGLNACIFADLFDPTDDGEMFNRAAHFMGANWVPRFLEIGLFAGFILHIVQGFMIEAQNRSRRGKGYAVAMGNKGSKWYSRSMGLLGTLLLLFLIMHVAHFWVPSRITGLPEAGYDPTQHDLFSEMVTVFANPIVVLLYIIGCISLCWHLMHGFQSAFRTLGVHNNRYLVLIRVAGIWFSILLSALFAIMPIAFYLGWVGQA
- a CDS encoding fumarate reductase/succinate dehydrogenase flavoprotein subunit, yielding MLNSKIPAGPLDDKWTEYKGHCALVNPANKRKLEIIIIGTGLAGASAAAALGELGYKVKVFCFQDSPRRAHSIAAQGGINAAKNYQNDGDSVFRLFYDTIKGGDYRAREANVHRLAEVSANIIDQCVAQGVPFAREYGGLLSNRSFGGTQVQRTFYAAGQTGQQLLIGAYQALERQIALGNVAMYSRHEMLEIVKIDDKARGIIARDLVSGKLERHFGHAVLICSGGYGNVFYLSTNAMGSNVTAAWKAHKQGAFFGNPCFTQIHPTCIPVSGDHQSKLTLMSESLRNDGRIWVPKAQGDNRKASEIPENERDYYLERRYPAFGNLVPRDVASRAAKERCDAGFGVGTSRQAVYLDYAAAIDRYGKGECNKLGIENPSAEVIRKHGVDVVKEKYGNLFDMYEKITGENPYEVPMRIYPAVHYTMGGLWVDYELMTNVPGLYCLGEANFSDHGANRLGASALMQGLADGYFVIPYTLGNYLAKDIATAAIPTDHAAFVEAEKSVADRISRLMGIKGSKTVESLHKKLGKIMWEKCGMARNEAGLQEAIKEIQELKKEFWSDVRIPGSIEEMNPELDKANRVADFIELGELMCRDALIRKESCGGHFREESQTEEGEAMRDDANFQYVAAWEFKGESNWELHKEELVFEVAKPTQRSYK